Genomic window (Salinibacterium sp. M195):
CTGCTGCTGTGCTCTCCACGGTGCGCCGCGATCAGCTCGGCGAAGACGCCTTCACCGACGACGACAAGGTCGCGTTCGAGAAGCCCATCCGCGAGCAATACGAACTTCAGGGCAGCCCGTACTATTCGACAGCGCGCCTGTGGGATGACGGAATTATTGACCCCAAGGACACGCGAGACGTGCTCGGCATGGCCCTCGATATCGCTGCAGCGACTCCGCTGCCTGAACCGGGCTTCGGCCTCTTCCGGATGTGATCGCCTTGTTCTCTGCTGTTGTGGTCGCCAATCGTGGCGAAATTTCCTGTCGCATCACGCGCACCCTGCACTCGATGGGCATTCGCTCGATCGCGGTGTACACCGAGCACGATCGTGACGCGAAGCACGTTCAAGTGGCGGATGCCGCCGTACTGATCGACAGCTACCTGTCGGTCGAATCGATTGTTGCTGCCGCCCATGCCGTTCCGGGCATGAATGCCGACGCGGTTCATCCAGGCTATGGCTTCCTCTCCGAAAACGCGTCCCTGGCCGAGGCCTGCGCCGCTGCCGGAATCACCTTTATCGGTCCGGGCGTCGAAGCGCTCGAGATCATGGGCGACAAGATCGCGTCGAAGAAGCACGTGACCGAGCGCGGCGTTGCCGTGATCCCGGGCATCGCTGAGCCGGGCATGACGAACGACGATCTTGTGGCTGCCGCCGCCGAGGTCGGGTTCCCGCTGCTGATCAAGCCATCCGCCGGTGGTGGCGGCAAGGGCATGACGATCGTGCGCGAGCCCGATGCTGTCGCCGGTGCGCTCGACTCTGCGCGTCGCGTGGCCAGTGCCGCGTTCGGCGATGACACTCTCTTCCTTGAGCGCCTCGTGGAGAAGCCCCGCCACATCGAGGTGCAGGTGCTGGCCGATAGCCACGGCACGATCATCCACTTGGGCGAACGCGAATGTTCGCTGCAGCGTCGCCACCAGAAGATCATCGAAGAAGCGCCATCGCCGCTGCTCGATGAGGCCACGCGGCAGCGCATCGGTGAAGCAGCGTGCGAGGTTGCGCGCAGCGTGAGCTACATCGGTGCCGGAACCGTCGAGTTCCTGGTCTCCGACAATGCGCCCGATGAGTTCTTCTTCATGGAAATGAACACGCGCCTGCAAGTGGAGCATCCCGTCACCGAAATGGTCACCGGCATCGACCTCGTGGAGTGGCAAGTGCGCATTGCTGCCGGCGAGAAGCTCACGGTGGAGACACCAACGCTCACCGGGCACTCGGTCGAGGCGCGCATCTATTCCGAGGATCCCGCCAACGACTTCTTGCCCTCCGCCGGTCAGATCGTGCACCTGCACGAGGCTGCCGACGGAAGTGCGGCCAGCGCAGGCACAACCAGCGTGCGCGTCGATAGTTCACTCGTTCAGGGCGGCACGGTGTCGGCAAACTACGACCCGATGCTCGCCAAGGTCATCGCCCACGGCGCTACCCGCGCCGAAGCCCTCCACGCCCTCGACCGTGCCCTCGCCGACACTGTCATCCTGGGCGTCACCACCAACATCGAATTCTTACGCGCCCTCCTCGCCCGCGACGACGTGCGCGCCGGCGAACTCGACACGGGCCTCATCGAGCGGGCCCTTGCCGAGATTGAGTTTGCGACGCCGAGCCCTGCCGTTCTCGCGGCGGCGGCTCTGAGCATCCATTCCCATCGGTGGATGCCGGGCTCACCCTGGCAGCAGCCAAGCGGTTGGCGTGTGGGGCAGCATCGCCCAGCCCGCTACCGTCTTGAGTGTGCGGGCACGGTGTACGAGGTTTTGGTTGCCGGCCCACCCAGCGCTGCGGACGTCACGATCAACGGCGACACCACCCCGGCACGCCTGACGAGTACCGGTATCGAGTGGGGTGCGTTGAGCATCCGTCTCGCTATTGAGACCGAGGGTGCGCACGAACATTCCACGGATGGTCACACGGTGTGGATTGCGCATGACGGCACTTCGTGGTCGTTGACTTCGCAGGGCCGCGCCGAGTCACTGGCCGATCACCGTGCGACGCTCGCCCGAGTCGCTGGCGTTGTTGACCCAGAGTTGCGTTCGCCCATGCCCGGCACCGTCGTCGCCGTTGCGGTGGCGAACGGAGACTCTGTGACTGCCGGTCAGACGGTGCTCACGATCGAAGCCATGAAGATGGAACACCCCGTTGTCGCGACCCTCGATGGGGTTGTCGACATCAGTTTGAAGCCTGGCGATCTGGTCACACGCGATCAGATCGTTGCCCGAATCGAATCGCCACAAGCGAGCACTGAAGGAGAAACCTCATGAGTCACGACGCTACCCGCGGCGAAATCACCCACCTCGGCCTCACCGATGAGCAGTTGAAGTTGAGCGCTGATGTGCGCGATTTCGCTGATAAGGTTGTCGCTCCGGCAGCGTATGAGTACGACACGAAGCGTGAACTGCCCTACGGCATCATCGCTCAAATGG
Coding sequences:
- a CDS encoding biotin carboxylase N-terminal domain-containing protein, which translates into the protein MIALFSAVVVANRGEISCRITRTLHSMGIRSIAVYTEHDRDAKHVQVADAAVLIDSYLSVESIVAAAHAVPGMNADAVHPGYGFLSENASLAEACAAAGITFIGPGVEALEIMGDKIASKKHVTERGVAVIPGIAEPGMTNDDLVAAAAEVGFPLLIKPSAGGGGKGMTIVREPDAVAGALDSARRVASAAFGDDTLFLERLVEKPRHIEVQVLADSHGTIIHLGERECSLQRRHQKIIEEAPSPLLDEATRQRIGEAACEVARSVSYIGAGTVEFLVSDNAPDEFFFMEMNTRLQVEHPVTEMVTGIDLVEWQVRIAAGEKLTVETPTLTGHSVEARIYSEDPANDFLPSAGQIVHLHEAADGSAASAGTTSVRVDSSLVQGGTVSANYDPMLAKVIAHGATRAEALHALDRALADTVILGVTTNIEFLRALLARDDVRAGELDTGLIERALAEIEFATPSPAVLAAAALSIHSHRWMPGSPWQQPSGWRVGQHRPARYRLECAGTVYEVLVAGPPSAADVTINGDTTPARLTSTGIEWGALSIRLAIETEGAHEHSTDGHTVWIAHDGTSWSLTSQGRAESLADHRATLARVAGVVDPELRSPMPGTVVAVAVANGDSVTAGQTVLTIEAMKMEHPVVATLDGVVDISLKPGDLVTRDQIVARIESPQASTEGETS